CTTGTTAGCCAAATTTGTCAGGCTACTtcatatatatgaaaaacatCTGCATATGCGTATAGAAAAAAAGAATCTTGTGAAAACTGTAATAGATGAAATGAACACATAAAGAAACGTTACCTGTTGCATTTGAAGGTTGGGTCTTGACCATTTTGACAAGTTCCTTTCCACCTGGGTGGAATTGGCCCAAACCCTTCATCGCTGAAGCTTTTCGATTCTGGCCAGACACCTGATTCAATCTCACAAAGCAAATTTTAAGGATGGAGAAGGACAGAAAAGCTAGCAATTGCCAAAAGAAAATGGGGCTAAAGGAAGTAAGTAGACTAATGCATTATTCTGGGTAATTGACTCTATCAATATCTAAATCATCCTTGGCTTCCATGCATTTTTACCGCAGCCAATTCGCCATAGATACATACATAAAAGTAGATGTTATTGTAGGGACCTAAGCAGCAAACTCACCAGTGTCAAGGTTGGCAATAATGGCgtcttcaccaaatcttgccTCGGTCCATGATGGCTGGATTTGGCCATCGTGCTCTAGCCCCATAAACTCCCATGACCTGGTCGTGTGTAATTTCTTTGGTCGGTTCAAGAACACAGATATGACATCCGGATGTTCTGAGTTAAgatgaaaatattaatcaacaATGCAAAGAAAAGCAGcccaaaaataactcaagaagAAGCATTCCAAATTGCTTACTAGATATCTGATCAACTTCTGCCTCATCAAGTACTGCAGCAAAGCCGTTGATATGTCTTGTATAAGAGTAGAAAATCGATTCTTGGGCCTTTTCCTCACTGTTGGTAGAAATCAAAGCATGAAGTGTACGTTAGACATCAACTCTGAACATGGATAAAATGCATAGGATTTGGATTTCTTCAGAAACACAGACATCAACTACTTACCTCCCTAAGAATGATCCGAGGAGCGTAAAATGGGAATTTCTTACTCTCTCATATTCAACAGCTGAGACTTCTATTTCTGGATCACGTGAATGAGATCCCAGGTACACTACGTAAGACTAGTCGACATAAACAGACACATTATCCAgattagcatttattttgtttgtcAATATACAACAAAATCATAACATGCTAATTCAAGGTAGGCATGCAACAATATGTTTACCTTCTTTTCAGCAAATGTGGGAATAAGCAATGCTGAAAGAATGGATATGAAACGAATGATTGAAGGACTAGCTCTCATGGTGCCTCCTTTTCGTATTTGCGCCCTTTGCTTGGAAGTTGGAACCCCTtgcttcttccttcttttgagTTCTCCCCCACCGAAGAATTATTTTGTTATAGGATGCTACCATGCAGACCTGTCCTATTTTTCCTATTCTGATTCTCTATGTGCGTTGGACTTCTATTGAATGGCAAAGGATGGCAATTTTCCTGTACGAGAAAATGAAGGGGGAGACAATCCGTTACAACAAGAGGAGAAAATGAAGGGTGGGTCGTTTAGTCGATAGCTGTCCTGCTATTGTTTGAATTGAGTAGTTCCTATTAAGAGAAAATACAAACATGCAAAAGAATTTACAAACACAGACTGTAATTATTTGCCTGCTTTTGTTCCAtttaaaaacatgcaaaagcattttcaaaaacAAATGTGCTTAacaagcatggttcaaagtcgcggtcgcgGCCGCGACCATTTCACATCGGTTTCGGCATATCGGTCGCGGTCTCGGCGAGATgcgaatttttgaaatatttaacattctaaaaattgtaaaaaaatatgataaacaaaaataattaaaaaattagtaaaaataataaaaattcaagttGATTCGGGATGACTCGGAGTGATTCGGTGAGACTCGGCCGTTTCAACCCTTCACGGTGACGTCTCGGCGAGTCATGTATCTTGGTATCGTTTCGTCGTGGTCTCGTCTCGGACTAGGCcgagacggtgacgactcgACCGAGTCGTCTCGATCTCGGCCGAGTCTTCAAACCATGTTAACAACTGAATCTAAGCCAGATAAATATAGTATATAGTTTTCTCTCATATTAATATGATTGCGATAGAACAAAGATTAATTGCACCATCCGGAGGATATAATAACCAATTTTCCATCAGAATATGGCATAATGAAAATGAATTAGGTGGATGGGGAAGTTCATGAGTCAATGAGATGTACTCTTTAATGAACTAATTGCTGCACAAGTCTGTAGGCCTGATCAAACATATACTAATACGCAAaattttcttgattattttgCAATAAGTCAAGTCTCTTTATTCGACAACAGCACCTTACTATTGGTTTAAGGCTTTAAAACTTTATGAGGGGCTCTGAGATTTTTCAGGGTCCTGACCAAATGCTAATTAATTTTTCATCATGTCAGAGGACAGGTTTTCAATTCTAATTTCTTCGGTAGACCAACTGAAAGGAAGCGTTTTCTTCGATAAATCAGCTGCAATTTAAAGTTTCTCTCCATTTAATTCAATTGGAGAAAGATTTAGAAGATTTTAAAGATCCAGAAAAATGGATAGCCTGCGCTCCTTTCCTCGATGCTTAGGAGTTCTAGTGCTCAATAACAGAAAGAACGAAATTAGTTGTCTGTATGTATAGTTTCATTTTGTATTTATTCTGGCTGCATTGCAGGCAATACTTGAATGTTAAACTGTGTCTTTTTAAAGGCTTGCAAATGACATGGTAGCTCAAGTACTGGAATAGATTAAGGGAGTTGAGCGCATATTTGTTGTGGAAGGCAATTGACATGAGAGAAAAATTTGTTGGAAAGTAGGCAGAGGAGAAAATTACAGTATAAGAATATTAATCTTATTAGTGATGCTACTTAACTATCTCCTAATCACTAATCATTCCTTTGGTTTCTATTATTGATTTATCTGGAAAAGTCCCCTACTTAAACCCACACTGTAAATGCAGGCAGCCATTCCACCAATCTGTCCTAAACAAGGTAAGCTGTGAAGTGATGGCAGGCGGTGCAGACATTACCCCTTCTGTTGTTGCATCTAATGGCAACATGGAACGCAGTCCAGAACTAGATGGAGGCAGTAACCACAGGCCAGGAGTGGAGGCAAGGGGATTGCTTGTGACTCCAACACGGCCAAAAGCAGTAAAATCACTATCCTCAACAGGTGATGGAGAAGCAAATCGAAGACCTCGTGGAAGGCCGGCTGGATCCAAGAACAAGCCTAAACCCCCCATTATCATCACAAGGGACAGTGCAAATGCACTCCGGGCACACGCAATGGAAGTGAACTCTGGCTGTGATGTAAGTGAGAGCTTGTTAAGCTTTGCAAGGAGGAAGCAACGGGGCATTTCTGTACTCAATGCAACAGGTTGTGTAACCAATGTCACGTTACGCCAACCAACTTCATCAGGTGCAATTGTTACACTGCATGGCAGGTTTGAGATTCTATCATTGCTTGGATCAGTTCTGCCTCCACCAGCACCACAAGGGGTGGCTGGCCTTACAATCTATCTCGCAGGGCCTCAAGGGCAGGTTGTGGGAGGGGGAGTGGTTGGTGCACTGATTGCATCAGGCCCTGTGGTGATCATGGCTGCAACTTTCATGAATGCTACTTTTGATCGCTTGCCACTAGATGATGATGAAGTGGTTCCTGCTGCTGCAGTTCAGAGCCAGCAGTACCATAACAGTAGGCAGCGCCACCATGTTGATTGTTCAGATATCTATGGACTGCCACAGAATTTGCTTACTAACGGTACTTTGCCTACTGAATTTTATTCGTGGGCACCAGGTCGCACTCTATCAAAGTCCTAGATTGAAACCAAGCTAAGAAGTTtctccagaaaaaaaaaaaaaggcattaaATATGTACTACTTGAATgtaactttttccttttcagcaATATGTAATCCTTTCACTTTTTTATTATGAATTCATACTAGAAAAGCTTACCACTTATGAGACATAGTGGATGGATTTTCGTATTCCAAATTGCCTGAAGTTTGATCTTGAAGATCAACTGGATCGAAGAACAGAGGAACAAAATTAAGCTTGTGGAATTCAAACCCAAATCTCTTCCACTGCCTGTACATCTTTATTCAAGAATGTGACTTCAAACCCAAAGTTGGCAGGCAATTTACTCTTTTTGCTTTAGCATTTTCTTGACTACATCTATTTTGCAGTTTCTAGATCGCGATGCCACTTTAGTTTCCATTCCATCACATTTCACCATTCTGCTGCATAACCAAATTTCATAATAACGCAAAAAATATTGCCATAGTTGGTGCGTCAGTACAATAGCAATTTGCCAATTTTCTTCTAAAATGACAggcaaataatatttcaatttccaTGGTATGTTAGTACGAGTGCAATTTTCccttgaaatgacaaaaatactcTACACTGAAAAGAATAAATTTGTcactttgaaaaacaattactCTCATTAAGGGAATAATTTCttaaacctcccttgaggtttccaACAATTCTCCCttcaagtttcaaaaattacacctatCTCCCTCCCTTTAAGGTTTATGTAACAATATAGATCCAATAACCTATAATTTTTCACAAATATCCTAAAAATAGTCTTCTTCCAAAgaacaagacaaaacaaaacaatattttaatcttTTGTATTCTTGTACGTGGCATATTCACTAAAGCAAACAGAGTCCAGTGATTCCAGCTCATCTCAAAATTCATTACTTACTAATTCTTGCCTATGCAACTCACTACCACTACTACcaatactaaaccaaaaaatTCCCCATGTCCCTAAGAACATAATTCATCATTGATCTAGCACTCTTAGAAATAGAGACAAAATTCTACCTTTATAGTAAAATCATAATCAATAGGTAAATAAAAGAGAGACTCAATGAGTTTTTTAATTGCTAGACTTTTTTGCTTAACaaacataatagtcatttctttattttccaactctcaatttcatttttttccctatATCACTGCCACTTTTCTCATCTTCCTCAAGTTTGACAATAAAATCCATAGCCTGCACCTTGTTAATTTGGCAACTTTAACTAGCAAACATTTGTAAACAGTAAAactaatgaaaaaaaagaaagaaagggtctaaaatttttatagtaagaaagagacaagaaaacaaaaaaatacagATAAATTTTGGAGATGGTAAAAAATTGATAGTGATATGGTTGATAATAATGAAGTGCGATTTTTGGCAAAAGGGGGAAGCAGTTgtaagagaaaaagagagaagagtatgaaagaaaaatagaaggtggaagaaaaggtgaaaattaaaaaattaatggaGATTGTTCTTTGAGGTTAAAAAATGGCAAATATAATAATAAGATATATTTTTCGGCTTTAAATGTTCTTTTATGAATTAACTATTAAGTGGGGGACATTTTAGTCATTTGATTGGACCAAGGGAAatatatgtaattattgaaatcTCGGGGGGAGCTGAGTAAAATtgtagaaacctcaagggaggtttctgaaattatcccctcATTAAAAGCTAAACAGATTTCCTGATCTTGTGCACAAAAGCTTCTGATTCAAATTCCAGTTAACTCAAGAAACTGAATCACCATTCACTACGACAATTTTGCAGGCACCCATATAAGTCATAACCATTGCTGTGAAGCGGCAGTCTTGAGGCCAAGGCGGGAAAGAAATGGATTTTCCTAGTGCTCCACTTGTCATCATCCTCGTGCATACAAACACACGATTCCTCTGCAAATTCAACTGGCCGCTATCTTAGTAGTTATATTTCAATCTTTTCCCCGGACTCTCCTTATTACTTGCACGCTTGTTACAAAACCCACagaaaaaaaactctttcggtGCAATTTGTGAATGCAATCGGACCTTTCGAACATACTATTTTGATTCAAAAGAAACTGGAAATAAAAAGCCCATTTTTATGAAGCTATTTTTCCCTTCTTGGAGGTCTACTATAAGCTGCCAGAGCTTCATCTGGACAACAAAACTTCACTTAATTTCTGGTAGCGTGTTTTGGGTTTATCTGCCCCTTCTTAAATTTGCTAGAAAAAATCCcatttttgtactttttttcATACCAGTTTGTGTTATTATGTAATCATTTTTGTGCCTCAAGTATGAACCTTAAAATATGACTCTCATCATTTTAGTCCCACATGTTACTTTTCTTGAATATGTGGATTGAACTCTTGATTTTGGCTAATTTATCATAATGTAAGTAATTATTCGCGGTGTCTGTATTGGCTGCATGCTTTAAAGGTCCACTTTtgttgtctccttttctttgtcCTGAATCTTCTGTTCCATATGAGCAATGTCCTGAATTACTGTGCTAATTCTGTACAGCTTTTGATTATTTTcagttcaaattttttatttttaaagcaATCCCTTGTATAAaacgcacacacacacatacatattcGACCATTCTGAAGTTGAGTTCTGAAAATAGTTGAtttctttgttatttttggTTGTACTCCAAATAAATTATACCATCTTTTTCATGCTATATTGGAAAAGGTGGTATCTTGACTGGAGATTAATCAATTTCTCATAATTTATTAGCTTTtagcttttcctttttcttttagtcAGTTTGATGAGGAAGTTTTTGCATTAACAATGCATAATCTTTCTTTTGGTTGGTCAGTGCAGTTATTTTTCTGTTCTGTGTATCTGTTTTCCTCTGACTTGAATACGGTTCTACCAATTTAATTCCATCTTTTACGCAGAAAGAATCTAAATGGATAAAAAAGCATCATTTGAACAAACTAATAAGTAGCATCAGTTCATACGTTTAATGAAGCTAGTTGCCTGTGTATTGTCTTGTTTGTCCTCCTTTCAGGAAGTGGTAATAAATTTGGTAAAATGGAGCTCTTCATGAGTTAATGACTCAATTCTGTGTCTGCTTTTCTCATTCTCTTCTGCAGATTTAAAACTCGTGTCTATCTAATGCTGAAGGTTACTCTAGTAAAGTTGCTGGCTTCTTATTTCTAGGCAGAGCTGAAAATTTGAAAGAGAACAATGGATGGTGTAGCTAATGACAATTCAGCTCCAAAGAACAATGACATGAAGAAGCAAGAGATTCAGAAACAGCATTTATCAAGAGATGTGATGCTGGGTGGCAAGTTATGGACTGATGGACTCATTTGTGCTTTTGAGTTTGTTCGAAGTTGTAGGAAGGCAGCTGGTACAAGGCGCTTTTTACAACAAAATTCTGTTCGAGCAACAAAGCATCCATCTAATTTTGCATTGGCAAAGAACTTGATGGAAGAGATTGATAAGAGTGCCCAACAAGCTGCACCTTTTGTAGAATCTGATAGTGATTCTTTTGACGGGCAGAACCATAATCAGAATTATCACTCAGGTCACTTGCATCCACGAGAAAGATTTACTGGTAATTACTGGATACCAATTGGCTGGGCCAGAATTTCAGAGCTGCTTCAGACAGTCCAAGTTGATGTTGATTGGGCCTCTCAACCTAATGAGTTCACTGATGAGGAAGAAGGAGTCACGGTTGCAGATGTTGCAGCTCCCTATTGGGAACACCCTGTGGGGCCAACCTGGTGGTGTCATGTAGATGCAGGTCATCCATTTATCGATGCATGGTTGAGCAATGCTCAGTGGTTGCATCCTGCTATCAGTATTGGCTTACGGGATGAAAGCAAGCTTATAAGTGAACGCATGAAACACCTGCTTTATGAGGTACTACTTTTTGTGACTCTATATTCAACAATTAAGGATATTATGTTTCTGCAGTTGGATACATGAGGATGCAGAGAAATGATCTTATTCTCTGGTAGTGCAAGCAACAATTAAGGATCTTATGTTTCTGCAGTACTTGCACTTGTCTTGGTATTGGTCTT
The DNA window shown above is from Coffea arabica cultivar ET-39 chromosome 5e, Coffea Arabica ET-39 HiFi, whole genome shotgun sequence and carries:
- the LOC113689984 gene encoding AT-hook motif nuclear-localized protein 16, coding for MAGGADITPSVVASNGNMERSPELDGGSNHRPGVEARGLLVTPTRPKAVKSLSSTGDGEANRRPRGRPAGSKNKPKPPIIITRDSANALRAHAMEVNSGCDVSESLLSFARRKQRGISVLNATGCVTNVTLRQPTSSGAIVTLHGRFEILSLLGSVLPPPAPQGVAGLTIYLAGPQGQVVGGGVVGALIASGPVVIMAATFMNATFDRLPLDDDEVVPAAAVQSQQYHNSRQRHHVDCSDIYGLPQNLLTNGTLPTEFYSWAPGRTLSKS